The Verrucomicrobiia bacterium genome segment TTTCAAGGGCCGATCTACGGCGTCAGCATGCTGGCGGGCGGCATCATTCTCGCCATCATGATCATTCCCATCATCACGTCCGTCTCGCGCGAGATCATCCGTTCCGTGCCCGGCCTGCAACGCGAGGCGGCCTACGCGCTTGGCGCGACGCGTTGGGAGGTGACGCGCATCGCCGTCCTGAGCTACGCGAAGAAGGGCCTGTTTGGTGCGACGATTCTCGGACTCGGCCGCGCGTTGGGCGAGACGATGGCCGTGACGATGGTCATCGGCAACCGCCCGGAAATCGCCAAGTCCCTGTTCGCACCGGGCTACACGCTGGCCAGCGTGGTGGCGAACGAATTCACCGAGGCCACCACGGACCTCTACCTGCACGCGCTGTTTGAACTCGGGCTCGTGCTGCTGGGCGTGACCATTCTCGTCAACGCGCTGGCGCAGCTCCTTTTGAAAACCTTGGGCGGTCCGGGGGTGAAGGGACAACGCTAGTCATGAACGCGCCGAACCATCGCTGGCGGAAGTTCAAGAACGTCCTCATGCAGATCGTCACGCTGGCCTGTGCGCTGCTGGTGATTGCGCCGCTTTGCCTGCTGTTCTATCACCTGGTCAAATCGGGTTTCAGCGCGCTGAACTGGGCCTTCTTCACGCAACTGCCCAAGCCGGTCGGTGAACCGGGGGGCGGCATGGCCAACGCGATTGTCGGCACGTTCATCCTGCTCGGGCTGGCTGCGACGATCGGGGTTCCGGTCGGCGTGCTGGGCGGCGTTTATCTTTCCGAATATGGCTCGAACCGCTTGAACCGCTGGATCCGCTTTGGCGCCGATGTGTTGAACGGCGTGCCCTCAATCACGTGGGGCATGGTGGTCTATGCGCTGATGGTCGTGCCGATGAAGGGATTCTCCGCCTGGGCCGGCGGCATCGTGCTGGGCATGATGATGGTTCCGCTCATCATGCGCACCACGGAGGAGGTGCTGCAGCTGGTGCCCAACGGCTATCGGGAGGCGTCCCTCGCGCTGGGCATCGCCCAATGGCGCACCATCGTCCAGATCGTCGTCCGCACCGCGCTCAAGGGCATTGTTACCGGGGTCCTGCTCGCGCTGGCCCGCGTGGCCGGTGAAACCGCGCCGCTGCTCTTCACGGCGTTTGGCAACCGCTACTGGAACCACAACCTTTCCGATCCCATCGCCGCGGTGCCGTTGCAGATTTTCAACTACGCCATTTCGCCCTACGAAGACTGGCACCGGCAGGCGTGGGCGGGCGCCCTCGTGCTGCTGCTGCTCATCACTTTCATCAACGTGAGCGTTCGCGTCTTGACCCGCGACCGTCTTGCGCAAAAAAATCACTAAGCATGCCGACTCCCTTCGTTGCCGAACCGCCCCAGCCGAATCCGCCCGCGCCGGCGAACGCGCCCGTTCCGCCGCGCGCCGAGCCGGCCGCGCCCGCCGGCATCCAGGCCGGAACCGCGTCGCCTGAACTGGCGCTCACGGTCAAGAACCTGAGCATTTTCTTCGGCGCCAACCAGGTGTTGAAAAACATTTCCATCAACATCCAGGCGCGTGCCGTGACGGCCATCATCGGCCCCAGCGGCTGCGGCAAATCCACCTTCCTGCGCTCGCTCAACCGCATGCACGAACTCGTTCCCGAGGCGCGCATGGAGGGCGAAATCCGCCTGTTCGGCCACGACATTTACAGCCACCAAGTTGATCCGGTGGTGGTTCGCCGCCGCGTCGGCATGGTGTTCCAGAAGTCCAACCCGTTCCCGACCATGTCCATCGCGGACAACGTCACGGTCGGGCTCCGGCTCAACGGCGTTCGCAACCGCAAGCTGCTCGTCGAACGCACGGAACAGGCGCTGCGCATGGGCGCCCTGTGGGACGAGGTCAAGGACCGCCTGAATGCGCCCGCCATCAGCCTTTCGGGCGGTCAGCAGCAACGCCTGTGCATTGCCCGCGCACTGGCGGTGCAGCCGGAAGTATTGTTGATGGACGAGCCCGCGTCGGCGCTCGACCCGATTGCCACTTCCCGCATCGAGGAACTGATCCTCGAATTGAAACAAAACCTCACCGTCGTCATCGTCACCCACAACATGCAGCAGGCGGCGCGCATGTCGGACTTTACGGCGTTCTTCTATCTCGGCTCGCTGGTGGAATTCAACACGACCGAAAAGATTTTCACCGCGCCGGCCAACAAGCAGACCGAGGATTACGTCACCGGCCGCTTCGGTTGATTTCATTTTGTCCATGCAAACGCATCACGAGAAGGAACTGTCCGACCTCAAGGACCGGCTGCTCATCATGGCCAGCCACGCGGAAATGGCCGTCACGCAGGCTGTCGAGGCCGTGGTCAACCGCGACGAGGCGCTCGCCCGCAAGGTCCGCGCCGACGACGAGACGCTGGACCGTTTCGAGGTGGAACTCGACGACATGGCCGTGCACCTCCTGGCCAAGGCGCCGCTGGCCACCGAACTCCGGCTCGTGCTCATGGTGATGAAAATGTCCCAGAACCTGGAGCGCATCGGCGACGAGGCCTCGAAGATTGCCAACCGTGCCCGCGACCTCGCCCAGGAACCGCCGCTCAAGGTGAACGTGGACATTCCGCGCCTCGCCCGGCTCGTCCTCGACATGTTGAAGGGCGCCCTCGACGCCTTTGTCCGCCGCGATGCCGAGGCCGCGCGCGCCTTGATCCCGCGCGACAAGGAGGTCGATGCCCTCAACAAGCAGTTCCAGAACGACTTGATCGCCCTCATGGCCGAGAATCCGGAGAACATCCGGCGTGCGCTCTGGCTGACTGTTGTCTCCAAGAGCCTCGAACGCATTGCCGACCACGCCAAGAACGTGGCGGAAGACGTCGTATATCTCTGCGAGGCGCTCGACATCCGGCACAGTGGCAAGTCGGCGCCGACGGCCGCCTAGCGCCCGCAGAACACCCGGCCTTGCCGTTGCGACCCGCGCCTCCGTGCGGCCAGCCGCTTGACGGAAACTGGCCCCGGCGGGGGGGAATCCCAATTGCTTCAACCGCGGCCCTTGACGTGCCCTCCCTCCATGCTTAAATACATTTCGATGTTTGGCGAAATGTAGAAATGAAAGAATTCCTGAACCTGACCCGTGCGCTGGCGGACGAAAACCGTCTTCGCCTGCTGCTGGCGCTGCGCGGCGGCGAGTTGTGCGCCTGCCAGCTCACCGAACTGCTGGGGCTTGCGCCGTCCACCGTCTCCAAACATTTGTTCCTGCTCAAGCACGCCGGCCTTGTGGAATCGCGCAAGCAGGGGCGCTGGATTTACTTCCAGCTCACCGGCAAAGGCGCGCCGGTGGCGGTGCGCGAGGCGATGGACTGGGTCAACAAATCCCTCGGACGGTCATCCGCCGCGCTCACCGATGCCGGGCGGTTGAGGCAAATTTTGAAAGAGGATCCGAGCGAACTTTGCAAACGATTATGCCAAAACTGAAGGTTCTCTTTCTCTGCACCGGCAACTCCTGCCGCAGTCAGATGGCCGAAGGCTGGGCGCGGCATCTGAAGGGTGACGTGATCGAGGCGTATTCCGCCGGCATCGAGAAGCACGGCATGAATCCGCACGCGCTCAAGGTCATGGCCGAGGCGGGCGTGGACATCTCGAAGCAGTTTTCCAAGGCGCCGTCGGATCTCGGGCCGGTGGAGTTTGATTATATCGTCACCGTGTGCGGCCACGCGGATGAGAATTGCCCCGTGTTCCCCGCGAAGTCGAAGGTGGTGCACGTCGGCTTCGAGGATCCCCCCAAGCTCACGAAGCATCTCCCGGATGGCGAGGAGAAGCTGGCGGTGTATCGAAGGGTGCGGGACGAAATCCGGCGGTTTGTGGAGACGTTGCCCGGGGTGTTGCAAAACCGGTAGCGAGACGGGCGCCCGGCGATGGATGAACAACAATCGAAGAGCAAAGTTATGATCGAAACTCAATCTGAAGAAATTAGAAAGCTGGTGCGCGAGGGCTACGCGAAGATTGCGGAGGAAACCGCGAACGGTGGTTGCGGATCAGGCGTTTCATGCTGCGGTTCGGCACCGCAGGACGCGAACAAACTGGCCAGCAAACTCGGTTACACAGTGGCTGAGCTGCAGGCGTTGCCCGAGGGCGCGAACATGGGCCTCTCGTGCGGCAATCCCGCCGCGCTCGCGGCGCTGAAGCCGGGCGAAACCGTCCTCGACCTCGGCAGCGGCGGTGGCTTCGACGTGTTCATCGCCGGGCGCAAGGTTGGCGCAACCGGTCGCGCCATCGGCGTGGACATGACGCCTGCGATGTTGTCCAAGGCACGCACGAATGCGGCGCAATACCGCGCGACGACGGGTTTGGACAACGTCGAGTTCCGGCTCGGCGAAATCGAGCATCTGCCCGTGGCGGACAATGCGGTGGACGCCATTATCTCGAACTGCGTGATTAATCTTTCGCCCGACAAGCCGCAGGTCTGGCGCGAAATGGCGCGCGTGCTCAAGCCGGGCGGACGCGTGGCGGTGTCGGACATGGCGCTGCTCAAGCCGTTGCCGTCGGAGGTGCTGAAGCTCGTCGAGGCGCTCGTCGGTTGCGTGGCCGGGGCGGTGCTGGTCACGGACACGGAGCGATTCGCACGTGAGGCCGGACTGGAGAACGTCGCCGTGCGCGTGAAATCCGAATACGTGGTGGCGATGGAGCATTTTGAAGATCCGCTTTATCAGAAGATCACGGCGGCGCTGCCGGCGGGCGCGAAGCCGGAGGACTACGTCGCAAGCGTGGAAATCACCGCGTGCAAACCCGGCGGTCAGGATTGCTGCGGCACCGAGTGCTGCGACGGAACACGGAACACGTAGCACGGGCGTGACAGGATCAAGATTTCAATCAGGACCAAGATGAAGGGCGAAAACGACACCCCGCACTCTGCGCCGTCCAAGCGTCTCGCCTTCTTCGAGCGTTACCTCACCGGCTGGGTGTTCGCCTGCATGGTAGTGGGCGTGGCGCTGGGCAAACTCGCGCCAGGACTCACGACGAGCCTGAGCAAGCTGGAGTTCGGCGAAGGCTCGCAGGTCAACGTCGCCATCGCGGTGCTCATCTGGTTGATGATTTACCCAATGATGCTCAAGGTGGACTTCGGTGCGATTGGCGGCGTGGCGCGGCGGCCCAAGGGACTTGGCGTGACGCTGTTTGTGAACTGGCTGGTGAAGCCGTTCAGCATGGCATTGCTCGGCTGGCTGTTCATGCAACACGTCTTTGCCACGTGGATCACGCCCGAGGCGGCGCGCGAATACACCGCCGGCCTTATCATCCTCGCCGCGGCACCCTGCACGGCGATGGTGTTCGTCTGGAGCTATCTCACCGACGGCGACCCGGCCTACACGCTCGTGCAGGTCGCCGTGAACGACCTCATCATGCTCTTCGCCTTCGCGCCCATCGTAATGTTTCTCTGCGGCGTGGCGAACGTCGTCGTGCCGTCGAACGTGCTCATCACGTCCGTCGTGGTGTTCATCGTGATTCCTCTGGCGGCGGGCTGGCTGACGCGGACGGCGCTGCTGAAGTCGCATGGCAGGGAGTGGTTCGAGCAGAAGTTCCTGCCAAAGTTTCACCCGGTGACGATTGGCGCGCTGCTGCTGACGCTGGTGCTGATCTTTGCGTTCCAGGCGGAGAATCTGACCTCGCGCTGGTTCGCCGTGTTGCTGCTGGCCGTGCCGATCACGTTGCAGGTCTATTTCAATTCGTCGCTCGCCTACCTGCTGATGCGCTGGCTCAAGGTGCCGCACAACGTCGCCTCGCCCGGCGCGCTCATCGGCGCGAGCAACTTCTTCGAACTGGCGGTGGCGGTGGCCATCACGTTGTTCGGCCCCGGCTCCGGCGCCGCGCTGGCCACGGTGGTCGGCGTGCTCGTCGAAGTGCCCGTGATGCTCTCCGTCTGCAAGATTTGCAACCAATCCCGTGGTTGGTATCAGCGGCAGGAGCAAGCGTAGCCGCGTGGAAACCCGGCGTCGCCCGGCAGTGTTGCGAACGGCATTTCACTCCCCGCTTTCAATGTCGGGAGAACCATCGCACAGTGCGGCCCAACATGAATGACATTGAATCAAGGGTGCTCCGCCTCATCGCGGAGCGGAATTACGTCCCGCTGAACGTCCCGGAACTTTTGCGGGCACTGCGCCTGCCGCCCAGTCGCCAGCAGGAGTTGCAGCGCGGGCTGCGTGGCCTGGAGCAAGCCGGCCACGTCGCCCGCATCAAGGGCAACCGCTACATCCAGCCGCGCGAGGCGGATCTGATTCCCGGACGGATTCGCATGAACCGCCAGGGCAAGGGTTTTCTCGATCCGGACGATCCGGGTCTGAAGGAGATTGCCATTCCGGAAAGTGCCACGGGAACGGCCCTGCATGAAGACCGTGTGCTGGTGCGGCGGGATGTTCGCGCCAAGGGCCTGCGTGCGGATGCCGCGGAGCAGGCCACGGGCGCGGTGGTGCGCATTCTCGAACGCCGCCGCACGCAGATCGTCGGCACCCTGCAACGCGGGCGGCAGTTTCTCTACGTCATTCCCGATGACCCGCGCATTCCGCACGACGTTTATGTGCCCGAGCCGCGCGACCAGGGCCGCCCCGCGCGCGTGGGCGACAAGGTCGTGGTCGAGCTGAAGGACTGGGAATCGCGCCACACGAATCCCGAGGGTGAGATCATCGAGGTTCTCGGCGCGCCGGATGCCGAGGGGGTGGACATGCTTTCGGTGCTGCGCCAATACGAATTGCCGCTGCATTTCCCCAAGGCCGTCCTGCACGAGGCGCACGCCATCGGCAACGCCGTGCTGCCGCGCGATCTGCATGGCCGCGTGGATTGCCGCCGGCACCGCGTCATCACGATTGATCCCGATGACGCGAAGGACTTCGACGACGCCATCTGTCTGGAGCGCGCGGAGAACGGTCACTGGCGGCTGTGGGTGCACATTGCCGACGTGTCGCATTACGTAAAGCCGGGCACGGCGCTTGACACGGAGGCCCGCAAACGAGGCAACTCAACCTACCTCGTGGACCGCGTCATCCCGATGCTGCCGGAGGCGTTGAGCAACGAACTCTGCTCGCTCAAGCCGAACGTGGATCGCCTGACCAAGTGTGTCGAGTTTCTGATCGCATCCGACGGGCGCGTGCTGAACACGAAGTTCCATGCCGCCGTGATTCATTCGCAACGGCGGTTCACCT includes the following:
- the rnr gene encoding ribonuclease R, with translation MNDIESRVLRLIAERNYVPLNVPELLRALRLPPSRQQELQRGLRGLEQAGHVARIKGNRYIQPREADLIPGRIRMNRQGKGFLDPDDPGLKEIAIPESATGTALHEDRVLVRRDVRAKGLRADAAEQATGAVVRILERRRTQIVGTLQRGRQFLYVIPDDPRIPHDVYVPEPRDQGRPARVGDKVVVELKDWESRHTNPEGEIIEVLGAPDAEGVDMLSVLRQYELPLHFPKAVLHEAHAIGNAVLPRDLHGRVDCRRHRVITIDPDDAKDFDDAICLERAENGHWRLWVHIADVSHYVKPGTALDTEARKRGNSTYLVDRVIPMLPEALSNELCSLKPNVDRLTKCVEFLIASDGRVLNTKFHAAVIHSQRRFTYQEALAILQRKPASDPIEQMLHQTHELAQRIRKLRFRNGSLDLDFPETKIRLDERGRIRRIEKTVNDVSHQLIEECMLLANEAVAARLMQLGRPAVYRIHEAPDERRLQEYREEVLSHNVPCGNLRQPAEVQRLLQRLGTLPIGQALKIGFLKSLMRARYAVEPLGHYGLAKKKYTHFTSPIRRYADLVVHRALFDQKAAAPAALKQTAEHISVTERNSADAERDSKDVKLFAFLNAQLKSGRPEQYPALVTDVRNFGFFVDVPGLAMSGVVPLSTVEDDFFVFDQRRNQLVGRRTRRVIRLGDKVTVQVAKVDRFKKQVDFRLAPTARTPIRASQTLRRAPHRPGAKPVASRPAFTPRPAGKRTSSGRPRRLR
- the pstB gene encoding phosphate ABC transporter ATP-binding protein PstB — encoded protein: MPTPFVAEPPQPNPPAPANAPVPPRAEPAAPAGIQAGTASPELALTVKNLSIFFGANQVLKNISINIQARAVTAIIGPSGCGKSTFLRSLNRMHELVPEARMEGEIRLFGHDIYSHQVDPVVVRRRVGMVFQKSNPFPTMSIADNVTVGLRLNGVRNRKLLVERTEQALRMGALWDEVKDRLNAPAISLSGGQQQRLCIARALAVQPEVLLMDEPASALDPIATSRIEELILELKQNLTVVIVTHNMQQAARMSDFTAFFYLGSLVEFNTTEKIFTAPANKQTEDYVTGRFG
- the arsB gene encoding ACR3 family arsenite efflux transporter; amino-acid sequence: MKGENDTPHSAPSKRLAFFERYLTGWVFACMVVGVALGKLAPGLTTSLSKLEFGEGSQVNVAIAVLIWLMIYPMMLKVDFGAIGGVARRPKGLGVTLFVNWLVKPFSMALLGWLFMQHVFATWITPEAAREYTAGLIILAAAPCTAMVFVWSYLTDGDPAYTLVQVAVNDLIMLFAFAPIVMFLCGVANVVVPSNVLITSVVVFIVIPLAAGWLTRTALLKSHGREWFEQKFLPKFHPVTIGALLLTLVLIFAFQAENLTSRWFAVLLLAVPITLQVYFNSSLAYLLMRWLKVPHNVASPGALIGASNFFELAVAVAITLFGPGSGAALATVVGVLVEVPVMLSVCKICNQSRGWYQRQEQA
- a CDS encoding metalloregulator ArsR/SmtB family transcription factor → MKEFLNLTRALADENRLRLLLALRGGELCACQLTELLGLAPSTVSKHLFLLKHAGLVESRKQGRWIYFQLTGKGAPVAVREAMDWVNKSLGRSSAALTDAGRLRQILKEDPSELCKRLCQN
- the arsM gene encoding arsenite methyltransferase, encoding MIETQSEEIRKLVREGYAKIAEETANGGCGSGVSCCGSAPQDANKLASKLGYTVAELQALPEGANMGLSCGNPAALAALKPGETVLDLGSGGGFDVFIAGRKVGATGRAIGVDMTPAMLSKARTNAAQYRATTGLDNVEFRLGEIEHLPVADNAVDAIISNCVINLSPDKPQVWREMARVLKPGGRVAVSDMALLKPLPSEVLKLVEALVGCVAGAVLVTDTERFAREAGLENVAVRVKSEYVVAMEHFEDPLYQKITAALPAGAKPEDYVASVEITACKPGGQDCCGTECCDGTRNT
- a CDS encoding arsenate reductase ArsC, whose protein sequence is MPKLKVLFLCTGNSCRSQMAEGWARHLKGDVIEAYSAGIEKHGMNPHALKVMAEAGVDISKQFSKAPSDLGPVEFDYIVTVCGHADENCPVFPAKSKVVHVGFEDPPKLTKHLPDGEEKLAVYRRVRDEIRRFVETLPGVLQNR
- the pstA gene encoding phosphate ABC transporter permease PstA, with product MNAPNHRWRKFKNVLMQIVTLACALLVIAPLCLLFYHLVKSGFSALNWAFFTQLPKPVGEPGGGMANAIVGTFILLGLAATIGVPVGVLGGVYLSEYGSNRLNRWIRFGADVLNGVPSITWGMVVYALMVVPMKGFSAWAGGIVLGMMMVPLIMRTTEEVLQLVPNGYREASLALGIAQWRTIVQIVVRTALKGIVTGVLLALARVAGETAPLLFTAFGNRYWNHNLSDPIAAVPLQIFNYAISPYEDWHRQAWAGALVLLLLITFINVSVRVLTRDRLAQKNH
- the phoU gene encoding phosphate signaling complex protein PhoU; translated protein: MQTHHEKELSDLKDRLLIMASHAEMAVTQAVEAVVNRDEALARKVRADDETLDRFEVELDDMAVHLLAKAPLATELRLVLMVMKMSQNLERIGDEASKIANRARDLAQEPPLKVNVDIPRLARLVLDMLKGALDAFVRRDAEAARALIPRDKEVDALNKQFQNDLIALMAENPENIRRALWLTVVSKSLERIADHAKNVAEDVVYLCEALDIRHSGKSAPTAA